Proteins found in one Amycolatopsis aidingensis genomic segment:
- a CDS encoding LppX_LprAFG lipoprotein codes for MLCRRTALVIALALGLLAGCTSSPDTTGPLPEPKGLVSAAADRLAELRSVRFSLGLSGTVPGLNIRSMEGAASVAGGEFGWASGTADVQDELERTEYEFLLQGDTLYLTDKEGTRHERPVPTRYAPASVLAPETGIRRLLTSATELETEGKEELDEVEAFRVAGAVRREVISALVPGIQSDVDVKFWVTTAQPRDLVRVWMQIPPRKPNEGAVMLELSLTGHNTPVTS; via the coding sequence ATGCTCTGCCGCCGGACCGCGTTGGTGATCGCGCTCGCGCTCGGGCTGCTCGCCGGGTGCACCTCCTCGCCGGACACCACCGGACCGCTACCGGAGCCGAAGGGCCTGGTGTCCGCGGCGGCGGACCGGCTGGCCGAGCTGCGTTCGGTGCGCTTCTCCCTCGGCCTGAGCGGCACGGTTCCCGGGCTGAACATCCGCAGTATGGAGGGCGCGGCCTCGGTCGCGGGCGGTGAGTTCGGCTGGGCAAGCGGCACCGCCGACGTGCAGGACGAGCTGGAGCGCACCGAGTACGAGTTCCTGCTCCAGGGCGACACGCTGTACCTGACCGACAAGGAGGGCACCCGGCACGAGCGGCCGGTGCCGACCCGGTATGCCCCGGCCAGCGTGCTGGCTCCGGAAACGGGGATCAGGCGGTTGCTGACCTCCGCGACGGAGCTGGAGACCGAGGGCAAGGAGGAACTCGACGAGGTCGAGGCGTTCCGGGTGGCGGGCGCGGTGCGCCGGGAGGTGATCTCCGCGCTGGTGCCGGGCATTCAGTCCGATGTGGACGTGAAGTTCTGGGTCACCACCGCACAGCCCCGCGATCTGGTCCGGGTGTGGATGCAGATTCCGCCACGCAAGCCGAACGAGGGCGCGGTGATGCTGGAACTCAGCCTCACCGGGCACAACACCCCCGTCACCTCCTGA
- a CDS encoding alpha/beta hydrolase, translating into MLTSKSRTARPAVVVLACVLAACSPSSPAPGDTSAPPTTAESVAASTRAEPEQTVDSYYEQSLEWGPCAPFATTADSTAAFRIEGVQCARLRVPLDYAEPGGPEITLGLLRYRAGNPDERIGSLVLNPGGPGISGMVAAARIGVQVRKGALAQRFDLVGFDPRGVGASKPQVDCLTDAERDADRADDGETDGSPQGVAEQEAEARDFIAGCVRHTEHGERMLAHLGTREVAKDLDILRAALGDVQLSYLGYSYGTRIGYTYAEAFPARVRAMVLDGAVDPEQDALESTLAQMEGFGTAFGEFTDWCARRQDCALGPDPAGATAAYQDLVRPLIDNPVPAGERPLSYEDATTGTIQALYSEQFWEKLNTGLAELRQGSGKTLMELADQYHQRDENGKYASTQDAFTAINCVDHPKITDRAEILAAQREMARLAPFLDDGRPDGAALDACAFWPVPNTSEPGLPQVEGVPAPLVISTTNDPATPYAAGERLAEAMGGALLTFEGTRHTVFLRGNECVDEAGTAYLIDGTLPAEGTRCAP; encoded by the coding sequence GTGCTCACGTCGAAGAGTCGTACCGCCCGCCCTGCGGTGGTCGTGCTGGCCTGCGTTCTCGCGGCCTGCTCGCCCTCGTCCCCCGCGCCGGGGGACACCTCAGCGCCGCCGACCACGGCCGAGTCGGTGGCCGCGAGCACGCGGGCCGAGCCGGAGCAGACGGTGGACAGCTACTACGAGCAGAGCCTCGAGTGGGGTCCCTGCGCACCCTTCGCGACCACGGCGGACAGCACGGCCGCCTTCCGGATCGAGGGGGTGCAATGCGCGCGGCTGCGGGTACCGCTGGACTACGCCGAGCCCGGCGGGCCGGAGATCACCCTCGGCCTGCTCCGGTACCGGGCAGGGAACCCGGACGAGCGGATCGGCTCGCTGGTGCTCAACCCGGGCGGCCCTGGGATCTCCGGCATGGTGGCCGCGGCACGTATCGGCGTGCAGGTCCGCAAGGGCGCCCTGGCGCAGCGGTTCGACCTGGTTGGTTTCGATCCGCGTGGGGTGGGGGCGAGCAAGCCGCAGGTGGACTGCCTTACCGATGCCGAGCGGGATGCCGACCGGGCCGATGACGGGGAGACCGACGGCTCCCCGCAGGGGGTGGCCGAGCAGGAGGCGGAGGCGCGGGACTTCATCGCGGGCTGCGTGCGGCACACCGAACACGGGGAACGGATGCTGGCCCATCTCGGCACCCGCGAGGTGGCCAAGGACCTGGACATCCTGCGCGCCGCCCTCGGCGACGTGCAGCTGTCCTACCTCGGTTACTCCTATGGCACCCGGATCGGCTACACCTATGCCGAGGCCTTTCCCGCCAGGGTCAGGGCGATGGTGCTGGACGGGGCGGTCGACCCGGAGCAGGATGCGCTGGAGAGCACGCTTGCCCAGATGGAAGGGTTCGGGACCGCCTTCGGCGAGTTCACGGACTGGTGTGCGCGGCGGCAGGACTGCGCCCTCGGGCCGGATCCGGCCGGGGCCACCGCGGCCTACCAGGACCTGGTCCGGCCGTTGATCGACAACCCGGTGCCCGCTGGGGAGCGGCCACTGTCCTACGAGGACGCGACCACCGGCACCATCCAGGCGCTGTACTCCGAGCAGTTCTGGGAGAAGCTGAACACCGGGCTGGCCGAGTTACGGCAGGGCAGTGGCAAGACTCTGATGGAGCTGGCCGACCAGTACCACCAGCGGGACGAGAACGGGAAGTACGCCAGCACGCAGGACGCGTTCACCGCGATCAACTGCGTGGACCACCCGAAGATCACCGACAGGGCCGAGATCCTGGCCGCGCAGCGGGAGATGGCGAGACTCGCGCCGTTCCTCGACGATGGCAGGCCGGATGGGGCGGCGTTGGATGCGTGTGCGTTCTGGCCGGTGCCGAACACCTCGGAGCCGGGTCTGCCGCAGGTGGAGGGGGTGCCGGCGCCGTTGGTGATCTCCACGACGAATGACCCGGCCACGCCGTACGCCGCCGGGGAGCGTCTCGCCGAGGCGATGGGCGGGGCGTTGCTGACCTTCGAGGGGACCCGGCACACGGTGTTCCTGCGGGGTAATGAGTGTGTGGACGAGGCGGGTACGGCGTACCTGATCGACGGCACGCTGCCAGCGGAAGGCACCCGCTGCGCGCCCTGA
- the secA2 gene encoding accessory Sec system translocase SecA2, with the protein MSRVGKRLRRIIQRPASVELTRYEALLPAVEKREAELEKLSDAELTAAAGELRTTEPPERVTFSEDELVTLCALGREAARRALDERAFDVQLLGTMGLLTGHVVQMATGEGKTLAGALAAAGYALRGKRVHIISVNDYLARRDAEWMRPVYDLLGVSVGWVEPALSREERRTAYAAEICYGAVSEIGFDVLRDRLVTREEDLVQPEPEVAIIDEADSVLVDEARVPLVMAGSVDAGVADEEVANIVRRLRLGLHYETDADGRNAWLTAAGSSVVEKALGGIDLYGEEPGSGSDRLASINAALHAHALLTRDVDYLVRDGKVQLINASRGRVAELQRWPDGLQAAVEAKEQIPPSERGEILDSITVQALLARYPQVAGMTGTAVAVAEQLREFYRLEVAVIPPNMPNIREDAADRIFASPSHKLRAIVEEIREVHETGRPILVGTQDVAESEELAEKLAKAELPCVVLNARNDAEEAAIIAEAGKHSAITVSTQMAGRGTDIRLGGASATVGSAERERVAELGGLHVIGTARYPSSRLDDQLRGRAGRQGDPGSSVFFASLNDDLVLGYAPDVPGGIESDEETGEITAATAYRHIQHAQRVAEGVDLEIHRNTWRYTRLIERQRGELLAYRDKLLRTPLATETMEKAAPERYAELAEQLAADTLVQACREIMLYHLDQLWADHLAFLTDVRESIHLRALARETPIDEFHRAAVPQFRKLLPEAEERSVQTLAEAEITEDGVDLAASGVRRPTSTWTYLVHDNPFDSDAEQALKKVRSMLRKKRS; encoded by the coding sequence ATGAGCCGGGTCGGTAAGCGGTTGCGCAGGATCATCCAGCGCCCGGCCAGCGTGGAACTGACCCGGTACGAGGCACTGCTGCCCGCGGTCGAGAAGCGGGAAGCCGAGCTGGAGAAGCTCTCCGACGCCGAGCTGACCGCGGCCGCAGGCGAGCTGCGCACGACCGAGCCGCCGGAGCGGGTCACCTTCAGCGAGGACGAGCTGGTCACCCTGTGCGCGCTGGGCCGGGAGGCCGCCCGCAGGGCGCTGGACGAGCGGGCCTTCGACGTGCAGCTGCTCGGCACCATGGGGCTGCTCACCGGGCATGTCGTGCAGATGGCCACCGGTGAGGGCAAGACCCTGGCCGGGGCGCTGGCCGCCGCGGGATACGCCCTGCGCGGCAAACGGGTGCACATCATCTCGGTGAACGACTACCTGGCCCGCAGGGACGCCGAGTGGATGCGGCCGGTCTACGACCTGCTCGGGGTGTCCGTCGGCTGGGTGGAACCCGCGCTGAGCCGGGAGGAGCGGCGCACCGCGTACGCGGCCGAGATCTGCTACGGCGCGGTCAGCGAGATCGGCTTCGACGTGCTGCGCGACCGGCTGGTCACCCGCGAGGAGGACCTGGTGCAGCCCGAGCCCGAGGTGGCGATCATCGACGAGGCCGACTCGGTGCTGGTCGACGAGGCCAGGGTGCCGCTGGTGATGGCGGGCTCGGTGGACGCGGGCGTTGCCGACGAGGAGGTCGCCAACATCGTCCGGCGGCTGCGGCTGGGCCTGCACTACGAGACCGACGCCGACGGCCGTAACGCCTGGCTGACCGCGGCGGGTTCCTCGGTGGTGGAGAAGGCCCTCGGCGGGATCGACCTGTACGGGGAGGAGCCCGGTTCCGGTTCCGACCGGCTGGCCTCGATCAACGCGGCGCTGCACGCGCATGCCCTGCTCACCCGCGATGTGGACTACCTGGTCCGGGACGGCAAGGTGCAGCTGATCAACGCCTCCCGGGGCAGGGTGGCCGAGCTACAGCGCTGGCCGGACGGGCTGCAGGCCGCGGTGGAGGCCAAGGAGCAGATCCCGCCATCGGAACGCGGTGAGATCCTGGACTCGATCACCGTGCAGGCCCTGCTGGCCCGTTACCCGCAGGTCGCGGGCATGACCGGTACCGCGGTGGCGGTGGCCGAGCAGCTGCGCGAGTTCTACCGGCTCGAGGTGGCGGTGATCCCGCCGAACATGCCGAACATCAGGGAGGACGCCGCGGACCGGATCTTCGCCTCGCCCTCGCACAAGCTGCGCGCGATCGTCGAGGAGATCCGCGAGGTGCACGAGACCGGCAGGCCGATCCTGGTCGGCACCCAGGACGTGGCCGAGTCCGAGGAGCTGGCCGAGAAGCTGGCGAAGGCGGAGCTGCCGTGCGTGGTGCTGAACGCCCGCAACGACGCCGAGGAGGCCGCGATCATCGCCGAGGCAGGCAAGCACTCGGCGATCACCGTGTCCACCCAGATGGCGGGCCGCGGTACCGATATCCGGCTGGGTGGCGCGTCCGCGACCGTCGGCAGCGCGGAACGGGAACGGGTCGCCGAACTCGGCGGGCTGCACGTGATCGGCACCGCCCGCTACCCGAGCAGCAGGCTGGACGACCAGCTGCGCGGCCGTGCTGGGCGGCAGGGTGACCCCGGTAGCTCGGTGTTCTTCGCCAGCCTCAACGACGACCTGGTGCTCGGCTATGCCCCGGACGTGCCGGGCGGCATCGAGTCCGATGAGGAGACCGGGGAGATCACCGCGGCAACGGCCTACCGGCACATCCAGCACGCGCAGCGCGTCGCCGAGGGCGTTGACCTGGAGATCCACCGCAACACCTGGCGCTACACCCGGCTGATCGAGCGGCAGCGCGGCGAGCTGCTGGCCTACCGGGACAAGCTGCTGCGCACCCCGCTGGCCACGGAGACCATGGAGAAGGCCGCGCCGGAGCGATACGCGGAGCTGGCCGAGCAGCTGGCGGCGGACACCCTGGTCCAGGCCTGCCGGGAGATCATGCTGTACCACCTGGACCAGCTGTGGGCCGACCATCTCGCCTTCCTCACCGATGTGCGGGAGAGCATCCACCTGCGGGCGCTGGCGCGGGAGACCCCGATCGACGAGTTCCACCGGGCCGCCGTCCCGCAGTTCCGCAAGCTGCTGCCGGAGGCCGAGGAACGCTCGGTACAGACCCTGGCCGAAGCGGAGATCACCGAGGACGGGGTGGACCTCGCGGCCTCCGGGGTGCGCAGGCCCACCTCCACCTGGACCTACCTGGTGCACGACAACCCGTTCGACTCCGATGCGGAGCAGGCGCTGAAGAAGGTGCGCAGCATGCTGCGCAAGAAGCGTTCCTGA
- a CDS encoding alpha/beta hydrolase codes for MPARERYLLPASCLAAIGLLISSLTACSGDQGEPQGTVTETNGPAGPVPSGLERFYAQPLTWESCSSYATSANAEQTFGGTGLRCARLTVPLDYADPGGETVTIGLLRRQASDPDERIGSLVLNPGGPGASGMVAAASTAKQIEGTPLGERFDLVGFDPRGVGASKPQVDCLTDAERDADRADDGETDGSPQGVAEQEAEAKAFARKCAQRTEYGAEMLANLGTRDVVKDMDVLRSALGDEKLSYVGYSYGTRIGYTYAEAFPGNVRALVLDGALDPEQDLVESLVAQGEGFGVAFGEFARWCAGRQDCALGSDPAGATGAYQDLVRPLIDNPVQLADGRRLSYEDATTGTIQALYSEQFWEKLNTGLNQLKQHQGSMLMALADLYNERGRDGQYASTQDAFTAIRCVDDPRVTDKQEILEAQRRYEEVAPFLDDGRPDGAALDACAFWPVPNTSEPGLPQVEGVPAPLVISTTNDPATPYAAGVNLAKAMDGALLTFEGTRHTVFLRGNECVDEAGTAYLIDGTLPAEGTRCTAAN; via the coding sequence GTGCCCGCCCGCGAACGCTACCTGCTTCCCGCCTCCTGTCTAGCGGCCATCGGTCTGCTGATCAGCTCGCTGACCGCCTGCTCGGGTGACCAGGGCGAGCCGCAGGGCACGGTCACCGAGACCAATGGCCCGGCCGGTCCGGTGCCCTCCGGCCTGGAGCGGTTCTACGCCCAGCCGCTGACCTGGGAGTCCTGCTCCTCCTACGCCACCTCGGCCAACGCCGAACAGACCTTCGGCGGCACCGGGCTGCGCTGTGCCCGGCTGACCGTGCCGCTGGACTATGCCGACCCGGGTGGCGAGACCGTCACCATCGGCCTGCTCCGGCGCCAGGCGAGTGATCCGGACGAGCGGATCGGTTCCCTGGTGCTCAACCCCGGCGGCCCCGGCGCCTCCGGCATGGTGGCCGCGGCCTCGACCGCCAAGCAGATCGAGGGCACGCCGCTGGGCGAGCGGTTCGACCTGGTTGGTTTCGATCCGCGTGGGGTGGGGGCGAGCAAGCCGCAGGTGGACTGCCTTACCGATGCCGAGCGGGATGCCGACCGGGCCGATGACGGGGAGACCGACGGCTCCCCGCAGGGGGTGGCCGAGCAGGAGGCCGAGGCCAAGGCTTTCGCGCGGAAATGCGCGCAGCGCACCGAGTACGGCGCCGAGATGCTGGCCAACCTGGGCACCCGCGACGTAGTCAAGGACATGGACGTGCTGCGCTCCGCGCTCGGGGACGAGAAGCTCTCCTACGTCGGCTACTCCTATGGCACCCGGATCGGCTACACCTACGCCGAGGCCTTCCCCGGCAACGTCCGCGCGCTGGTGCTGGACGGTGCCCTCGACCCCGAGCAGGACCTGGTGGAGTCCCTGGTCGCGCAGGGCGAGGGCTTCGGGGTCGCCTTCGGCGAGTTCGCGCGCTGGTGCGCGGGGCGGCAGGACTGTGCCCTCGGGTCGGATCCGGCCGGGGCCACCGGGGCGTACCAGGACCTGGTGCGCCCGTTGATCGACAACCCGGTGCAGCTGGCGGACGGTCGCAGGCTCTCCTACGAGGACGCGACCACCGGCACCATCCAGGCGCTGTACTCCGAGCAGTTCTGGGAGAAGCTGAACACCGGGCTGAACCAGCTGAAACAGCACCAGGGCAGCATGCTGATGGCCCTTGCCGACCTCTACAACGAGCGGGGCAGGGACGGGCAGTACGCCAGCACGCAGGACGCGTTCACCGCTATCCGGTGCGTGGACGACCCCCGGGTCACCGACAAGCAGGAGATCCTCGAGGCGCAGCGCCGCTACGAGGAGGTCGCGCCGTTCCTCGACGATGGCAGGCCGGATGGGGCGGCGTTGGATGCGTGTGCGTTCTGGCCGGTGCCGAACACCTCGGAGCCGGGGTTGCCGCAGGTGGAGGGGGTGCCGGCGCCGTTGGTGATTTCCACGACGAATGACCCGGCCACGCCGTACGCGGCGGGGGTGAACCTTGCGAAGGCGATGGATGGGGCGTTGCTGACCTTCGAGGGGACCCGGCACACGGTGTTCCTGCGGGGTAATGAGTGTGTGGACGAGGCGGGTACGGCGTACCTGATCGACGGCACGCTGCCAGCGGAAGGCACCCGCTGCACCGCGGCGAACTGA